A window of the Candidatus Berkelbacteria bacterium genome harbors these coding sequences:
- a CDS encoding helix-turn-helix domain-containing protein: MKHTTHHTQLVGQERDMIAVWRGQGMGINEIGRRLGRSGSTISRELDRNGHRQAG, from the coding sequence ATGAAACACACAACCCATCACACCCAATTAGTCGGTCAGGAGCGAGATATGATTGCGGTTTGGCGAGGTCAGGGAATGGGCATAAATGAGATCGGTCGACGGCTTGGTCGGTCGGGTTCGACCATCTCCCGCGAACTGGATCGGAACGGTCATCGGCAAGCTGGC